From the Paenibacillus sp. R14(2021) genome, the window TTCGAGCGAATTCTACGATTACAAGGCGAAGTATATCGACGGCAAATCGATGATGCATATTCCTGCGAACATTTCCGAGGAAATATCGGAAGCCGTGCGCGAGATGGCGGTTCAGGCTTTCCAAGCCATCGACGGCTCCGGTCTCTCCCGCGTGGATTTCTTCCTGCGCAAGGAGGATGGACAGCTGTTCATCAACGAGGTGAACACGATGCCGGGTTTCACGCCGTACAGCATGTATCCGCTCATGTGGAAGGAAAGCGGCGTGTCGTACACGGAGCTGCTGGATACGCTGATCGCCCTTGCGATCTCGCGCCATACGGAGAAGCAGCGCATTGATTACAGCGGAGGAAGTCCGGCATAAACGCCGGTTTCCCCGTTTTTTTACCCTTAGGAGGTAGTGAGCTGATGGGATTCCAATCCGAATTTAATTCTGTATGCAAGTTCAAGTCCAAGCAAGAATTGTACGAGCTTCTGGAATACGGCCGCGGCAAAATGGTCAAAAGCGGCTTTCGCGTCTACCCGACCGGCCAGAAAGTGATTGCGTACACGCCCGAGAACGAAGCGATTGCCATCGTACGCATTCTTGTCTCCATCGCCGAAATCAATTTTCAAGGCGAAGAGGTCACGGAAGTGGAGATGGAGCTTGTTCGCAAGCTGACGGAGGAAGAGGCGCGCGTGCAAACGGCGCTGGCGTACGAGATGTTCTTCGGCGAGCATGCATGATTGTCCGCTTCGGCTTCGTCGCCATGAGCGTGCTGCTGGAGAATACGTCGCCGTCACGGACGATGACGTACACGAATTTCGCCAAGCTGGATGACAGGGAAGCGGGGCTGCGCCGATTGGAGCGTCTCGCGGAAGAGAACCTTCGGACGACGCTGCGGATTATGAAGCACTGCATAGGCCATGACGTATTCGTCTACCGGATGACGTCCAAGCTCATTCCGCTCGCGACACATGACGCGCTGAAGGATTGGAACCCGTACCCAGCGCTGGAGGCGGCTTTCGAGGAAGTCGGCCGCTATGCCAGGGAGAAACGAATGCGGGTCTCGTTTCATCCCGATCATTTCTGCGTATTCAGCACGCCCCGTCCGGAGGTGCTGGCGAAATCGGCAGAGGATCTGAACTATCATGTGACGATGCTGGAGCATATGGGACTTGATCCCATGACGAAATGCAACATCCACGTAGGCGGTGCTTACGGAGATAAGCCTGCGTCCGCGGATCGCTTCGTGAAGCAATTCGGCGCCCTGGAGGCCCGGCTGCGGGAGCGCGTGACGCTTGAGAACGACGATAAGACGTTCAACGTGCGCGAGACGCTGGCGGTCGCTGAAGCCGTCGGCACGCCGATGGTGCTGGATATTCACCACCATGCAGTGAATGACGGCGGCGAGAGCGAAGCGGTGCTCCACGGCGAGCTGTGGTCACGCATCCTTCGGACCTGGAACGGTCCGGATGGGAACCCGCTGCCGATTGGGCCTAAGCTGCATGTATCGAGTCCGAAGAGCGAGCGCGATCCGCGGGGGCATGCTGACAACGTGGACGTTCAGCCGCTGCTGCGTTTCCTGCGCGGCATTAACGGGTCCGTGCCGCAGCTTGATGTCATGATCGAGGCGAAGCAGAAGGACGCTGCGCTGCTCCAGCTGATGGCGGATATGCGCCGCTTGGAAGGGGAAGGCGAAGGAATCCGCGTTATTGACGGCGGAAGCATCGAGCTATTGTGAGAGCCAATGGACTGCAGCAAGCAGGAGCGAGAGGGGCTTGATCTTTTTCGCTCCTTCGGTTATTTTTGGTAAGTAAGCGCTATCATATAAAAGCTGAAGGCATGAACTGCACCCTGGTCAATCATCCCGGTCTATCACATTTCGGAGAGGATTGTGGCAAATGAACGGATTACTCACAGGGAAAAATATACTCGTAATGGGCGTGGCGAACGACCGCAGCATTGCATGGGCGATCGCGCAGTCGCTGGCGGCGCAAGGAGCAAGGCTTGCTTTTACCTACGAGAGCGAGCGCGTGGAGGAGCGGGTGCGCAAGCTCGCGGATACGATTCCGGGCTCCATCCTGCTGCCCTGCAACGTGACGGCGGATGAAGAGATCGACGGACTGGCCGCTCAGATTGGAGAGAGCTTCGGGGTGCTGCACGGCCTCGTGCACAGCATCGCCTTCGCGAAGACGGAGGAGCTGGAGGGGATGTTCGTGGACACGTCGCGCGCGGGCTTCGCGCTGGCGCACGACATCAGCGCCTACTCGCTGACGGCTGTCGCGCAGCGGCTGCATCCGCTTATGACAGAGGGCGGCAGCATCATGACGATGACGTATCTCGGCGCAGAGCGCGCACTCCGCAATTATAACGTCATGGGCGTCGCCAAGGCCGCGCTGGAAGCCTCCGTCCGTTATTTGGCTGCAGATCTCGGTCCCCGCGGCATTCGGGTCAACGCGGTATCGGCAGGACCGATCCGGACGCTGGCGGCCAAAGGAATCAAGGACTTCAACGCGATCCTGCGGCAGGTGGAGGAGAAATCTCCGCTGCGCAAGACGACCGATGCTTCCGAAGTGGGCGACACGGCTATGTTTCTGCTCAGCAACCTCTCCCGCGGCATTACGGGCGAAGTGATTTATGTCGATAACGGCTACAATATTGTCGGCGTGTAAGACTGAATCTGCTATATAGTCGGGCTCTAGGCGGTAAGGAACAGGCTTGAGCGCGGCAACGCTTCTAGGCGATAATCGGACAACCCGGCATAGGCGCGGGAGCTGGTTATCGTCTTTTTTTGTGACTTGCGCGCAGCCATTTGCGAACTTGCGCGCAGACCGCTACGATAGAGAGGTCTATGGAAGCGGAGGCATGTCGTCTTATGGTTTCAACTTTACTTATTACGGGCTGCGCGGGTTTTATCGGTTATCATTGCGCGGCGCGCTGGCTCGCGGCGGGAGGCAGGGTGATCGGCTTCGATAACCTAAACGATTACTATGATCCGGCACTGAAACGAGCTCGATTGGCGCTGCTGAAGCAGGAAGACGATTTTACGTTCGTACAGGGGGACTTGGCGGATAAAGCGGCGCTTCATGCACTGTTTGCTGTCCATAAGCCGGATGCGGTGCTGCATCTCGCTGCACAGGTCGGAGTCAGATACAGCCTGATTCAGCCGCAGGCGTACATCGATGCGAATGTAACGGGGTTTCTTAACATACTGGAAGCGGTCAGAACGTTCGGGGCGCAGCATCTGCTCTACGCGTCCTCCAGCTCGGTGTACGGCGCCAATACGGCGATGCCGTTCAACGAATCGGATGCCGTGGACCATCCCGTCTCGCTCTACGCGGCGACCAAACGATCCAATGAATTGATGGCGCATACATACAGCCATTTGTTCGGAATACCGACGACGGGACTGCGGTTCTTCACCGTGTACGGGCCGTGGGGCCGGCCGGATATGGCGCCCTTTGCGTTCACCAAGGCGATTCTGGCGGGGGAGCCCATTCTGGTGTTCAACGAGGGCCGGATGAGGCGGGATTTCACCTATATCAGCGATATCGTGGACGGAATCATGGCGGTGATTCCGCTTGCCCCGAAGCCGAACGCCGATTGGCGCAGCGCGCCAGCGGACCCATCAAGCAGCTACGCTCCTTATCGGCTGTACAATATCGGACACAATGAGCCGACGGGCCTGCTGGATTTCATCGCTGTGCTGGAACAGGCGCTTGGCCGAAAAGCAGTGCTGAAGATGATGCCGATGCAGCCCGGAGACGTTGTGGAAACCTACGCCTCGGTCGAAGCGCTGGAACAGCTGACCGGCTACACGCCGCAAGTTTCGATCGACAAGGGAATTCCCTTGTTCACGTCGTGGTATCGGAGCTATTATTCCATTTAGGTGAGGGTTCTGTGAATGGGTAGCAGGAGCCCGTCAACATGGAGTAGAATAGGTGTAAGCGTTCACCATGACCTCCCGGGGGCGGAACTTTTCTTCTGGAATGACGTATAGTCAGTCGTATAGCGTAATAGAACTCATAGGAAAGTAGTGTGATCACCGTGAGTGAAAGGTTTGACAGCTCGGCTGTGGGCGGCAAGAGCTTCACCGCCGTCGCAATCAATTGTGCAGCCAAAGCCGGCGAGTGGATCAAGACAAAGCTTGGGAACCATACAAGTCTATCGACTAAATATTCCGCTCAAGACCTTGTGACCGAAGTGGACAAAGGCGCGGAAACGATGATACGCAATCTCGTAGGTACCCATTTCCCCCATCATTCGTTCCTTGGGGAAGAGGGCGTGGAGCCGGGACCGGAGGCCTCGACCAAGGCGCTGCAAAGCGTCCGGGACGCAGAGTACTTATGGATTGTAGATCCTGTCGACGGCACGACGAATTTCGTGCACGGGTTTCCGTTCTTCTCGGTTTCCATTGCGCTTGCTTACAAGGGCGAGGTCATCGTCGGCGTCGTCTACGACCCGATGCGGGATGAGCTTTTTGTTGCCGAGAAGGGCAAAGGCGCCTACGTGCGCGGACGCCGCATGGCGGTTTCCGGCGAACAGACGCTGCGGGAGAGCCTGCTCGCTACAGGCTTCCCTGCGGATCCGAATTATGCGCTGCCGCTGAACATGAAAGGGCTGCAGGCCCTCGTGCCCCGCGTGCGCAATATCCGTTCCGGGGGATCGGCGGCGCTTCATTTGGCCTACGTCGCCGCTGGACGGCTCACCGGATTTTGGGAGATGGGACTGAACGCTTGGGACTTGGCCGCAGGCGTGCTGCTGATTAAGGAATCCGGCGGTACGGTAACCGATGTCAAGGGCAGTCCCTACGATCTCGGTGTTCGCCATATTGCGGTATCGAACGGCCATATTCATGACGAGTTCCTGCAAGTCCTGCAGCAGGCGGAAGCCGGCAGCTAGCGAAGAACGTCTCTTGAACCGTCTGCATATGACGGGAGAAGAGGCGTTTTTTTGCATAGTATAGCGCAGGACGTTTTTTCAGGAATCAGGGGGAGGCCGGCAGGATGTTTATCGAACTTGACGTGCAGGGCGGCGTGCCGATTCATGAGCAGATTGCGCAGCAAATCATTGCAGGAATCGCTTCAGGGTCGCTGAAGCCGAGCAAGCCGCTGCCTTCGGCCAAACGGTTGGCTTCGGATCTGCGGATCAAATCACAAATTGTGCATAAAGCGTATCAGGGACTGCTCGCGGAAGGGTTCCTTCAAGAGCGCTACGACGGCAGGACAGGGCTGCTCGTGACGTCGGCGGAAGAGATGCCTCGCGTGACGGAGGCTTTTCTCGACCGGCTGCAGCAGCAGCTTCGCGTATTGGCGGGGGAAGCAAGAGCCAGAGGCATGACGGAATCTGAATTCAGCAAAGTCTGCGTAAGGATATACCGCAGCGATCTGGCTAGGATGGGAGACGCATTGGAATGAAGAAGCAAGAGACGGAGCGAAGAAGCAGTCTTCCATTGCAATGGTATGGGCTGCAAGGGCTATTGATCTTAGGATCTGTCCTTGCGGCCGTACTTTGCTGGGACAAGATTCCGGGCATGCTGACGACCCATTACAACATTCGTTTCGAGCCTGACGGCTATGAGGCCAAGAGCTGGGGTACGGTGTTTATGCTCAATATCGTACAGACCTCGCTGCTTGTAACGCTGCTAGTCGTAAACGCAGCGATTGCAGCCGCCAAGAGTCCTTCGGGCTCGGAAGAAGGCGCAGGAGCGGATAGACAGCGGGTATTCAGCTATGCAAACAGCGTCTTCCTGTACGGACTGTCGCTGCTGCTGACGACATACTTCAGCTACATTCAGGCAACGATGCTGTACGGCTGGCCGTCATCGGCGCTGGCGGCGGTCTCCATCGCGGCGCTGGTCCTGATTATAGGCGGGGTAGGGGGCTTGATGCTCTCCTTGAGGCGCTTAGGCCGACAAGTTCAGGCAGGCAGCCCAGATGAGGACCACTGGATTGCCGGAGGCATCGTTTACTATAATCCGAAGGATCCCGCGGTGTTCGTCGCGAAGAAATACGGCATCGGCTGGACAGTCAATCTTGGACGTCCGCCGGGCTGGATCGTAACGGGCATGCTGATTTTAATACCGTTTATCATTGTCGCCCTGGTTGCGCGGATGACTTGATCGGCGAGCACATAGAAACGCCTCGCTTAGCATGCGGCAGCCGCATACTTGGCGAGGCGTTATTAGCTTTGGTTGTGAGGCATTCGTCCCAGTTTCAGTTACCCGCGGAGATTAGCCTTTCATGACGCGGAATGCATGCTCCGCCGCCGCGATGGTTGCCTCGATATCCGCATCGGTATGCGCGGTCGTGAGGAACCAGGCTTCGTATTTCGAAGGGGCGAGGCAGACGCCTTGGTCCAGCATGAGCCGGAAGAACTGCGCGAACAGCTCGCCGTCCGTTTCCTGGGCCTCGTCGTAGTTCGTGACGGGATGTGCGCAGAAATGCGCGGAGAATGAGCCGCGGATCCGGTTAATCGTGAGCGGGATGCCGTGCTTGTCCGCTGCGCCCTGCAGCGCATCCGCCAGCCTAGCGGCCTGCGCATCCATGCGGTCGTATACGCCCGGCTGCTGCAGCACTTCCAGGCAGGCGATGCCTGCCGAGATGGAGGCCGGATTGCCGGCCATCGTGCCTGCCTGATAGGCGGGGCCGAGCGGCGCTACCTGCTCCATGACGGCTTTGCGGCCGCCGTAAGCGCCGATCGGCAATCCGCCGCCGATGATCTTGCCAAGCGCCGTCAGATCCGGCTCGATGGCCGCGTGGTCCGGGAACGCGCTGTAGGTTTGCGCGCTGCCGTAGTGAAAGCGGAAGGCGCTGATTACTTCGTCGTAGATGACGAGCGCTCCGGCTTCGCGGGTCATGCGGCAGAGTCCCTCGAGGAAGCCGGGCTTTGGCATGACCATGCCGAAATTGCCGACGATGGGCTCTACCATGACGGCGGCGACATCGCTGCCGAACGTATCCAGCGCCGTGCGCAGGCCGTCCAGATCGTTGAACGGTACGGTGATGACCTCGCTGGCGATGCTGACCGGAACGCCGGCGCTGTCGGGAATGCCGAGCGTCGACGGGCCGGAGCCGGCGGCGACAAGCACAAGATCGGAATGGCCGTGGTAGCAGCCGGCGAATTTAATGATTTTGCTCCGCTTCGTATAGGCGCGGGCGACGCGGATCGTCGTCATGACGGCTTCCGTGCCGGAGTTGACGAAGCGGACCTTGTCCATGGAAGGAATCGCTTCCTTCAGCATGCGGGCCAGCCGAATTTCAAGCTCGGTCGGCGTGCCGTACAGCGTGCCGTTAGCTGCCGCGGTCGTGATTGCCTCCGTAATATGCGGATGAGCATGGCCGGTAATGATGGGGCCGTAGGCGCATAAGTAATCGATATACCGGTTGTCGTCGACATCCCAGAAATGCGCGCCTTGGGCGCGTTTCATAAATACCGGCGCGCCTCCGCCGACGGCTTTGAACGAACGGGACGGGCTGTTGACCCCGCCTACGATATGCTGGAGCGCTTCGGCGTACAGAGCTTCCGAGCGCGGACGATGCGATGTGGACATAAAGTGCCTCCTTGATATGAAAAATCGAATTTCACAATGAATCCATTGTACATCTGCCGGACCGGGCTGCACAACAAAAGAGAGGGGAACGTCCGACGAATCGGAGCCGTTCACCCTCTCTGTGCATGCTTATTTACTGGAACCGTTCGCGGTGTTGCCGCCGTCTTGGCTTCCGGAGCTCGTGCCCGAATTCGTCAGCGGAGCGGAATTCGTTCCTGCCGCATCGGTTTCGGGAGCCGTGTCCTTCTGCAGTTCATCCTGCACGTACTGCAGCAGCTCGTTGTCGTCGCTGACGGCCAGGACGGACGCGCCGCCGGCTCTCTTGTCGGCGATCAGGTTCATCGGAGGCACTTGCGATTGTCCGGCAATCTGGCTGTCGACGCCAAGCTTGCCGAGCTTGATCATATCGGATACCTCGATGTTGGTCTTGACGTAACCGTCGACGCTGTCGACGATCTGCTTCATCTTCAGCAGGCTCCAGCCGCTCTTCATCTTGTCGGCTACCGCCCCGAGCAGCTTGCGTTGACGCTCCGTGCGGGTGAAGTCGCTCAAGGCATCGTGACGGAAGCGAACGTACTGCAGCGCCTTCGTGCCGTCCAGATCCTGGATGCCTTTCTTCAGGTGAATGTCATAGCGGTTCTTGTCGGCGTTGTCGACATAGTTCATATTCTTCTCGACCTCGAAGTTTTGGATGCCGCCGATGGCATCGATCAGAGACTTGAATCCTTCAAAGTCCGTGTACACATAATATTGGATATTCAGGCCGAGCAGGTGGCCGATCGTCTGCATCGCGAGATCGGGGCCGCCGAGCGCGAACGCCGTATTGATGCGGTCGTCGCCATGTCCTTCGATGTTCACGTACGTATCGCGAAGCACCGAGAACAGATGGATCTTTTTCGTTTGGGGATCGATGGATACGACCATCATGGAATCGGAACGCGCCTTCTCGTTCTCCTTCAGGCCGCGGTTGTCGCCGCCCATGATGAGGATGTTGACTCGTTCCGTGCCTTCCCATTCGGGCGGCTTCTCGGTGACAGGCACTTCATAGTTTGTAAACTTGGGATCGTTAGTCGGATCGCTTAGTTTATCGAGTCCATTATAGGTGCCGACGCCTTGATAAACAAAGAAGCCTACGACTGCCAAAATAGCGACAGCCACGCCCAGCCATGCCCATTTCCAAGGTCTCTTTCGTTTCGGTTGTTTCGCACGCGACATATTCGTTTCCGTTCCTCCTTGTAATCGGTCCGAAACAGAAGCAGTATGAGAAGCTGCTTCGGAACAAGTTGAAGATAATTGCAGGTATAAGGTCCATTTAACCAAACTTTATTATTACGTATAGCATTACATATCATAAAATTATAAAATGGATTGTCGTAGAGAAGCAAGTTTTATCTGATAGGCGCGAATTTAGTTGATATTTCCCAGGAAATGTCGAAGGAGAGAGGAGCCACACGCTCATATGCTGGCAATAGATGTAAAAGATTTACGCAAGCAATTTCAGGTGCAGAAGAACCGAGAAGGTCTCGGAGGCGCGCTCAAGGACTTGTTCAAGCGTGAATATAACGAGATTACGGCGGTTAAAGATATCAGCTTTCAGATTCCGCAGGGCGAGATCTGCGGTTACATTGGCGAGAACGGCGCGGGGAAATCGACGACGATCAAAATGCTGACAGGCATTCTGGTGCCGACCTCGGGCCATTTGAAGGTAAACGGCTTCGTTCCGTTCAAGGAACGGGAGAAATTCGTAAACGGCATAGGCGTCGTGTTCGGCCAGCGGAGCCAGCTGTGGTGGGATATCGGCGTTATTGAGTCGTTCCAGCTGCTCCGCAAAGTGTACCGAGTGCCGGAAGCGGAATTCCGCAAGCGGCTGGACGAATTGGTGGAGCGCCTGCAGCTCGGCGAGCTGCTGAACCGTCCTGTGCGCAAGCTGAGCCTCGGACAGCGTATGCGCTGCGAGCTTGTGGCCTCACTGCTGCACAATCCGTCGATTCTGTTCCTTGACGAGCCGACGATCGGCCTCGATATCGTCGTGAAGACGGAAATCCGCGAGTTTCTGAAGAAGATCAACAAGGAACACGGGACGACGATCCTGCTGACGACCCACGATCTGCAGGATATTGAAGCGCTGTGCTCCCGCGTTATCATGCTGGATGACGGCCGCATTATCTACGACGGCGGGCTGGATGAGCTGAAGGCGCGCTGGAGCAAGGGTCGCGAGATTCAATTCCAATTCGGAGAGATGCCTGCGCTGGACGCGCTGCGGAGCATGACGGCCGGCCTGAGCGGCGTGACGTGGAGCATCGACAACGAATTGACGGCGACAATGTGGCTGCCGCATGCGGTGAACGTATCGGATGCGCTCGGCCGCGTCGTCGGCGGAAGCACGGATATTCGCGACATCAAGATCACGGAGACGAACACCGACGAGATCGTTCGCGAAATCTATCAATCCGGATCAGCCTCGAGCGAAGCGGCGGCGAAGCTCAGTCAAAGCACCGGCGAGCCGG encodes:
- a CDS encoding NAD-dependent epimerase → MVSTLLITGCAGFIGYHCAARWLAAGGRVIGFDNLNDYYDPALKRARLALLKQEDDFTFVQGDLADKAALHALFAVHKPDAVLHLAAQVGVRYSLIQPQAYIDANVTGFLNILEAVRTFGAQHLLYASSSSVYGANTAMPFNESDAVDHPVSLYAATKRSNELMAHTYSHLFGIPTTGLRFFTVYGPWGRPDMAPFAFTKAILAGEPILVFNEGRMRRDFTYISDIVDGIMAVIPLAPKPNADWRSAPADPSSSYAPYRLYNIGHNEPTGLLDFIAVLEQALGRKAVLKMMPMQPGDVVETYASVEALEQLTGYTPQVSIDKGIPLFTSWYRSYYSI
- a CDS encoding glutamate-1-semialdehyde 2,1-aminomutase — protein: MSTSHRPRSEALYAEALQHIVGGVNSPSRSFKAVGGGAPVFMKRAQGAHFWDVDDNRYIDYLCAYGPIITGHAHPHITEAITTAAANGTLYGTPTELEIRLARMLKEAIPSMDKVRFVNSGTEAVMTTIRVARAYTKRSKIIKFAGCYHGHSDLVLVAAGSGPSTLGIPDSAGVPVSIASEVITVPFNDLDGLRTALDTFGSDVAAVMVEPIVGNFGMVMPKPGFLEGLCRMTREAGALVIYDEVISAFRFHYGSAQTYSAFPDHAAIEPDLTALGKIIGGGLPIGAYGGRKAVMEQVAPLGPAYQAGTMAGNPASISAGIACLEVLQQPGVYDRMDAQAARLADALQGAADKHGIPLTINRIRGSFSAHFCAHPVTNYDEAQETDGELFAQFFRLMLDQGVCLAPSKYEAWFLTTAHTDADIEATIAAAEHAFRVMKG
- the uvsE gene encoding UV DNA damage repair endonuclease UvsE; amino-acid sequence: MIVRFGFVAMSVLLENTSPSRTMTYTNFAKLDDREAGLRRLERLAEENLRTTLRIMKHCIGHDVFVYRMTSKLIPLATHDALKDWNPYPALEAAFEEVGRYAREKRMRVSFHPDHFCVFSTPRPEVLAKSAEDLNYHVTMLEHMGLDPMTKCNIHVGGAYGDKPASADRFVKQFGALEARLRERVTLENDDKTFNVRETLAVAEAVGTPMVLDIHHHAVNDGGESEAVLHGELWSRILRTWNGPDGNPLPIGPKLHVSSPKSERDPRGHADNVDVQPLLRFLRGINGSVPQLDVMIEAKQKDAALLQLMADMRRLEGEGEGIRVIDGGSIELL
- a CDS encoding inositol monophosphatase family protein — its product is MSERFDSSAVGGKSFTAVAINCAAKAGEWIKTKLGNHTSLSTKYSAQDLVTEVDKGAETMIRNLVGTHFPHHSFLGEEGVEPGPEASTKALQSVRDAEYLWIVDPVDGTTNFVHGFPFFSVSIALAYKGEVIVGVVYDPMRDELFVAEKGKGAYVRGRRMAVSGEQTLRESLLATGFPADPNYALPLNMKGLQALVPRVRNIRSGGSAALHLAYVAAGRLTGFWEMGLNAWDLAAGVLLIKESGGTVTDVKGSPYDLGVRHIAVSNGHIHDEFLQVLQQAEAGS
- a CDS encoding ATP-binding cassette domain-containing protein; its protein translation is MLAIDVKDLRKQFQVQKNREGLGGALKDLFKREYNEITAVKDISFQIPQGEICGYIGENGAGKSTTIKMLTGILVPTSGHLKVNGFVPFKEREKFVNGIGVVFGQRSQLWWDIGVIESFQLLRKVYRVPEAEFRKRLDELVERLQLGELLNRPVRKLSLGQRMRCELVASLLHNPSILFLDEPTIGLDIVVKTEIREFLKKINKEHGTTILLTTHDLQDIEALCSRVIMLDDGRIIYDGGLDELKARWSKGREIQFQFGEMPALDALRSMTAGLSGVTWSIDNELTATMWLPHAVNVSDALGRVVGGSTDIRDIKITETNTDEIVREIYQSGSASSEAAAKLSQSTGEPETEAAVQAAAQHVDMAGPEAAAASDDAVDPAPVAAGAGKEPQS
- a CDS encoding DUF5808 domain-containing protein codes for the protein MKKQETERRSSLPLQWYGLQGLLILGSVLAAVLCWDKIPGMLTTHYNIRFEPDGYEAKSWGTVFMLNIVQTSLLVTLLVVNAAIAAAKSPSGSEEGAGADRQRVFSYANSVFLYGLSLLLTTYFSYIQATMLYGWPSSALAAVSIAALVLIIGGVGGLMLSLRRLGRQVQAGSPDEDHWIAGGIVYYNPKDPAVFVAKKYGIGWTVNLGRPPGWIVTGMLILIPFIIVALVARMT
- the fabI gene encoding enoyl-ACP reductase FabI, which codes for MNGLLTGKNILVMGVANDRSIAWAIAQSLAAQGARLAFTYESERVEERVRKLADTIPGSILLPCNVTADEEIDGLAAQIGESFGVLHGLVHSIAFAKTEELEGMFVDTSRAGFALAHDISAYSLTAVAQRLHPLMTEGGSIMTMTYLGAERALRNYNVMGVAKAALEASVRYLAADLGPRGIRVNAVSAGPIRTLAAKGIKDFNAILRQVEEKSPLRKTTDASEVGDTAMFLLSNLSRGITGEVIYVDNGYNIVGV
- a CDS encoding GntR family transcriptional regulator; this translates as MFIELDVQGGVPIHEQIAQQIIAGIASGSLKPSKPLPSAKRLASDLRIKSQIVHKAYQGLLAEGFLQERYDGRTGLLVTSAEEMPRVTEAFLDRLQQQLRVLAGEARARGMTESEFSKVCVRIYRSDLARMGDALE
- a CDS encoding LCP family protein, whose protein sequence is MSRAKQPKRKRPWKWAWLGVAVAILAVVGFFVYQGVGTYNGLDKLSDPTNDPKFTNYEVPVTEKPPEWEGTERVNILIMGGDNRGLKENEKARSDSMMVVSIDPQTKKIHLFSVLRDTYVNIEGHGDDRINTAFALGGPDLAMQTIGHLLGLNIQYYVYTDFEGFKSLIDAIGGIQNFEVEKNMNYVDNADKNRYDIHLKKGIQDLDGTKALQYVRFRHDALSDFTRTERQRKLLGAVADKMKSGWSLLKMKQIVDSVDGYVKTNIEVSDMIKLGKLGVDSQIAGQSQVPPMNLIADKRAGGASVLAVSDDNELLQYVQDELQKDTAPETDAAGTNSAPLTNSGTSSGSQDGGNTANGSSK